The proteins below are encoded in one region of Acidobacteriota bacterium:
- a CDS encoding class I SAM-dependent methyltransferase, with the protein MSLQEAYAVVARHYDTDYQALGYDEDIDFYVNAARRSGGPVLEMGCGSGRVLLPVAEAGVAVHGMELSGDMLERLETEAGQLEEATRPLATWQQGDMRRDRAQGRYPLVTAPFRVIQHLLTRQDQRAWLQNVARHLTPGGRLIFDVFQPDYSIISDDSGEPFKELDYTDNGSGKRITRHAQVRHQPEIQLFDLKLVWREYDSQGQQTGTEETSFRMRWFVKGELENLLELEGFRVAEFWGDFKPTPFGPGATQQIVEAVMD; encoded by the coding sequence ATGAGCCTGCAAGAAGCCTACGCCGTGGTGGCCCGCCACTACGACACCGACTACCAGGCCCTCGGCTATGACGAAGACATCGACTTTTACGTCAACGCGGCCCGGCGATCCGGCGGTCCGGTGCTGGAGATGGGATGCGGCAGCGGACGCGTCCTGCTGCCGGTGGCAGAGGCGGGCGTCGCCGTCCATGGGATGGAGCTGTCGGGCGACATGCTTGAGAGGCTGGAAACGGAAGCCGGCCAGCTCGAAGAAGCGACCCGCCCACTGGCGACTTGGCAGCAGGGCGACATGCGCCGCGACCGGGCCCAAGGCCGTTATCCCCTGGTCACAGCGCCGTTTCGGGTCATCCAGCACCTGCTCACGCGCCAGGACCAACGAGCCTGGCTGCAAAACGTGGCCCGCCACCTGACCCCCGGAGGACGGCTCATTTTCGACGTCTTTCAGCCCGACTATTCCATCATTTCCGACGACTCCGGGGAACCCTTCAAGGAACTCGACTATACCGACAACGGCAGCGGGAAACGCATCACCCGCCATGCCCAGGTGCGCCATCAGCCCGAGATCCAACTCTTCGACCTCAAACTGGTTTGGAGAGAATACGACAGCCAGGGTCAGCAGACGGGCACCGAAGAGACCTCCTTCCGCATGCGCTGGTTCGTCAAGGGCGAACTGGAAAACCTGTTGGAACTGGAAGGATTCCGGGTGGCCGAGTTCTGGGGAGACTTCAAGCCCACGCCTTTCGGCCCCGGAGCCACCCAGCAGATCGTGGAGGCCGTGATGGACTAG
- a CDS encoding helix-turn-helix transcriptional regulator: MGDYKTVADLLRGTFPDLSQRKIADCLGVEHTSVARWFSAKNGGQPTMDSCLRIARACEVDPREVFRMAGVRAEGFEELFDFYQGRPPTFKDFFLGEPDLAALVERLERLFRRGMDKELASALESLEAKFELRRLDFEQTAQNSGAEGAVLVIDHRRMTGDIFYRWQCPEKLAERLADGEEIEGWQNYVVESKSVRLRLYWLHPRSGSRDSIMTMLKIWSLGFAQLLSPDR; encoded by the coding sequence ATGGGGGATTACAAGACGGTTGCCGACTTGCTGCGAGGCACCTTTCCCGATTTAAGCCAGCGCAAGATCGCCGATTGCCTGGGTGTGGAGCACACCTCGGTGGCCCGTTGGTTTTCGGCCAAGAACGGGGGGCAGCCGACTATGGACTCCTGTCTGCGCATCGCCCGCGCCTGCGAGGTCGATCCCCGCGAAGTGTTCCGCATGGCCGGGGTGAGGGCCGAGGGCTTCGAAGAACTCTTCGATTTCTACCAGGGCCGGCCTCCCACCTTCAAAGACTTTTTCCTCGGCGAACCTGATTTAGCTGCTTTGGTAGAGCGCTTGGAGCGCCTCTTCCGCAGAGGCATGGACAAGGAGCTGGCCTCGGCCCTGGAAAGCCTGGAGGCCAAGTTCGAACTGCGCCGGCTTGACTTCGAGCAGACGGCCCAGAACTCGGGAGCGGAAGGGGCCGTGCTGGTCATTGACCATCGGCGCATGACGGGCGACATCTTCTACCGCTGGCAATGCCCCGAGAAACTGGCCGAAAGGCTGGCCGACGGGGAAGAGATCGAGGGCTGGCAGAACTACGTGGTCGAGTCGAAATCGGTGCGCCTGCGCCTCTATTGGCTGCATCCCCGTTCCGGCAGCCGCGACTCCATAATGACCATGCTCAAGATCTGGAGCCTGGGATTCGCCCAACTGCTGTCGCCCGACCGCTAA
- a CDS encoding phosphotransferase family protein — MGIDEYDETMEVRPDERFDSEKLHKYLKGRLKGAEKPLAVRQFGGGAANLTYLLDFQGRHYVLRRPPLGPVAPSSHDMAREYKVLSVLYRAFPPAPRAFLLCRDESVIGAPFLIMERCRGVVVRRRMPRVFRDVSGAGLRISEALIDTLVDFHSVDYRALGLQDLGRPDGFIERQVEGWWERWQNAQDQERPEMESAYGWLSGNLPEDASASLVHNDYKLDNVMLADDDPSRVVAVLDWDMCTLGDPLSDLGALLAYWSEPDDPPALKAMAMMPGQGFPSRRELVKRYCDRSGRSRSQVTFYHVLGLFRVAVIVAQIYFRYQRGQTRDERFAALGALIPLLARRALEVAGSEA, encoded by the coding sequence ATGGGAATCGACGAGTACGACGAGACCATGGAAGTACGTCCTGACGAGCGCTTCGACAGCGAAAAGCTGCACAAGTACCTGAAGGGACGTCTCAAAGGAGCCGAAAAGCCCCTTGCGGTGCGCCAGTTCGGAGGGGGTGCCGCCAACCTCACCTATCTGCTCGATTTTCAGGGACGTCACTACGTGCTGCGGCGGCCGCCGCTGGGCCCGGTGGCGCCTTCATCCCATGACATGGCGCGCGAATACAAAGTGCTTTCCGTCCTTTACCGGGCCTTTCCCCCGGCGCCCAGGGCCTTTCTGCTTTGCCGCGACGAAAGTGTGATAGGGGCCCCCTTTCTGATCATGGAAAGGTGCCGCGGCGTCGTGGTGCGGCGCCGCATGCCCAGGGTATTCAGGGACGTTTCGGGGGCCGGACTGCGCATCAGCGAGGCCCTCATCGACACCCTGGTCGACTTCCACTCGGTCGACTATCGGGCCCTGGGATTGCAGGACCTGGGGCGGCCCGACGGGTTCATCGAACGCCAGGTGGAGGGTTGGTGGGAACGCTGGCAGAACGCTCAGGACCAGGAGCGTCCCGAGATGGAGTCGGCCTATGGCTGGCTGAGCGGCAACCTGCCCGAGGACGCTTCGGCCTCCCTCGTCCACAACGACTACAAGCTGGACAACGTCATGTTGGCCGATGACGATCCCAGCCGGGTTGTGGCGGTCCTTGATTGGGACATGTGTACGCTGGGCGATCCGCTCTCAGACCTGGGCGCGCTTCTGGCCTACTGGAGCGAGCCCGATGACCCTCCGGCCCTGAAGGCTATGGCCATGATGCCCGGCCAGGGCTTTCCTTCGCGCCGGGAACTGGTCAAGCGCTACTGCGACCGCAGCGGACGCTCTCGATCTCAAGTGACCTTTTATCATGTGCTGGGACTCTTCAGGGTGGCCGTCATCGTGGCCCAAATCTACTTCCGCTATCAGCGGGGCCAGACCCGCGACGAGCGTTTCGCAGCCTTGGGGGCCCTTATCCCCCTGCTGGCCCGGCGGGCTCTGGAGGTAGCCGGGTCGGAGGCCTAG
- a CDS encoding HAMP domain-containing sensor histidine kinase, with the protein MKEKRQQPAAAARTGSPGLANWSKRRLLWVGFAAVLVPLTALMLLQYRWLVDLQYNSALAQKAAMRGYADLVAEKVEYFFRKNAERALNVPSAVLEKDRQDQLSYLRQKKKDIEGARLLFLIRFQDERIEEVFYDPASKQEAEPVRVDLLYLKTLHKYGKTIDSELKVDDSDPDNAVIFKPITDECSRLLGVAGMLVDTDYLRSHHLPDVIRKTLPSMPRQEDLAVLVRDGEGNQVFAEGDLKTLELPDKACEVSRKLPFIFRTWQVCLSSGSSTPEQLARANFLFNMTLSGVLGILLAGGVLLTFRTAAREMKLSEMKNDFVSNVSHELRTPLASIRVFGEMLRLGKVREASKVREYGEYIEAEGRRLSQLINNILNFAKIESGQKVYEFESCDLEKVIEKVVSTFRVRLQHSGVEIDFSKPLGSLPPLNIDGQAVSQAISNLLDNAVKYSNGARRIEVALKRSQDEAVISVRDQGIGISREEQSKIFERFHRVSTGLVHDVKGSGLGLSIVQHIVRAHGGRVEVESEAGQGSTFFIILPLRPDAAKQTTRSGPEAMEGGPQAAGEGKTS; encoded by the coding sequence ATGAAGGAGAAACGACAACAGCCTGCAGCCGCCGCCAGAACGGGTTCGCCGGGTTTGGCCAACTGGAGCAAGCGGCGCCTCTTATGGGTGGGCTTCGCCGCCGTGCTGGTGCCGCTGACGGCGCTCATGCTGCTGCAGTACCGCTGGCTGGTCGACTTGCAATACAACTCGGCCTTGGCCCAGAAAGCGGCCATGCGGGGCTACGCTGATCTGGTGGCCGAGAAGGTCGAGTACTTCTTCCGCAAGAACGCCGAGAGGGCCTTGAACGTGCCCTCGGCCGTGCTGGAAAAGGACCGTCAGGACCAACTCAGCTACCTGCGCCAGAAGAAAAAGGACATCGAGGGAGCCCGTCTGCTCTTCCTCATCCGCTTTCAGGACGAGCGTATCGAGGAGGTTTTCTACGATCCGGCCAGCAAGCAGGAGGCCGAGCCCGTCAGAGTCGACCTGCTCTACTTGAAGACCCTGCATAAGTATGGCAAGACCATCGACTCGGAGTTGAAGGTGGACGACTCCGATCCCGACAACGCCGTCATCTTCAAGCCCATCACCGACGAGTGCTCGCGCCTGCTGGGCGTGGCGGGCATGCTGGTCGATACCGATTACTTGCGCAGCCACCATCTTCCCGACGTGATCCGCAAGACGCTGCCCTCCATGCCGCGCCAGGAAGACCTGGCCGTGCTGGTGCGGGACGGGGAAGGAAACCAGGTGTTCGCCGAGGGCGATCTGAAGACCCTCGAATTGCCCGACAAGGCCTGCGAGGTGAGCCGAAAGCTGCCCTTCATCTTCCGCACCTGGCAGGTCTGCCTGAGCAGCGGGTCGTCGACTCCCGAGCAATTGGCCCGGGCCAATTTTCTTTTCAACATGACCCTCTCGGGAGTGCTGGGCATCCTGCTTGCCGGAGGCGTCTTGCTGACCTTCCGCACCGCCGCCCGCGAAATGAAGCTCTCGGAGATGAAAAACGACTTCGTCTCCAACGTCTCTCACGAGCTGCGCACGCCCTTGGCCTCCATCCGGGTCTTCGGAGAAATGCTGCGTCTGGGCAAGGTGCGAGAGGCCTCCAAAGTACGCGAGTATGGCGAGTACATCGAGGCCGAGGGACGCCGTCTCAGCCAGCTCATCAATAACATCCTCAACTTCGCCAAGATCGAGTCGGGCCAGAAGGTGTACGAGTTCGAGTCCTGCGATCTGGAGAAGGTGATCGAGAAGGTCGTCTCCACCTTCAGGGTGCGCCTGCAGCATTCGGGAGTGGAGATCGACTTCAGCAAGCCGCTCGGTTCACTGCCGCCGCTGAACATCGACGGCCAAGCCGTCTCGCAGGCCATCAGCAACCTGCTCGACAATGCCGTCAAGTACTCCAACGGCGCCCGCCGCATCGAGGTGGCCCTGAAGCGAAGCCAGGACGAGGCTGTCATCAGCGTGCGCGACCAGGGAATCGGCATCTCCCGCGAAGAGCAGAGCAAGATCTTCGAGCGCTTTCACCGCGTCAGCACCGGTCTGGTGCATGACGTCAAGGGCAGCGGACTCGGCCTCTCCATCGTCCAGCACATCGTCAGGGCCCACGGGGGACGGGTCGAGGTCGAGAGCGAAGCGGGCCAAGGCAGCACCTTCTTCATCATCCTGCCGCTGCGTCCCGACGCCGCCAAGCAAACAACCCGCTCCGGCCCTGAAGCGATGGAAGGGGGGCCGCAGGCCGCCGGCGAAGGCAAGACGTCATGA
- a CDS encoding undecaprenyl-diphosphate phosphatase, which produces MLQDPVVQALLLGILQGLTEFLPISSSGHLLLLPWLLGWKPMGLAFDVMLHVGTLAAVLVYFRRDWMRLAARLLGRTAEASAPGRAREYTPTWGQIIAASLPAALAGAFLKDFIEQALRGPEVVVFNLIFFGLLLGLADLKGSQERGGEALGLRAALLIGLAQALALAPGVSRSGITITAALLLGFRRWDAARFSFIIATPLIAGAATLQSYELLSSAQGSIAFGVLAAGMTAAALSGWLCIKYFLRYLQSASLMPFVLYRLALGALALILLLTVPGLSG; this is translated from the coding sequence ATGCTGCAAGACCCGGTCGTTCAAGCCCTGCTCCTGGGAATTCTGCAAGGACTGACCGAGTTCCTCCCCATCTCCAGTTCCGGACATCTTCTGCTGCTGCCCTGGCTCTTGGGGTGGAAGCCCATGGGGCTGGCCTTCGACGTGATGCTGCACGTGGGGACTCTGGCGGCGGTGCTGGTTTACTTCCGCCGTGACTGGATGCGGCTGGCCGCCCGCTTGCTGGGCCGGACGGCTGAGGCTTCAGCGCCGGGACGAGCCCGCGAATACACTCCTACTTGGGGACAGATCATAGCGGCCAGTTTGCCGGCCGCGCTGGCCGGGGCGTTCCTCAAGGACTTCATCGAGCAAGCGCTGCGGGGGCCCGAAGTAGTGGTCTTCAATCTGATCTTCTTCGGATTGCTGTTGGGCTTGGCCGACCTTAAGGGTTCTCAGGAACGGGGCGGGGAAGCGCTGGGTCTGAGGGCGGCCTTGCTCATCGGTCTGGCTCAGGCTTTGGCGCTGGCTCCCGGCGTCAGCCGTTCGGGCATCACGATTACGGCCGCCCTGCTGCTGGGATTTCGCCGATGGGATGCGGCCCGCTTTTCCTTCATCATCGCCACCCCGCTGATCGCCGGTGCGGCCACGCTGCAAAGTTACGAGCTGCTGAGTTCCGCCCAGGGGAGTATTGCTTTCGGCGTGCTGGCCGCCGGCATGACCGCCGCGGCCCTGAGCGGGTGGCTCTGCATCAAGTACTTCCTGCGCTATCTGCAGTCGGCCTCCCTGATGCCCTTCGTTCTCTACCGCCTGGCACTGGGTGCATTAGCCCTCATCCTGCTGCTGACCGTTCCCGGTCTATCTGGTTAG
- a CDS encoding beta-ketoacyl synthase N-terminal-like domain-containing protein: MRRVGIYGWGLVAPKSPNIEAFKRNLRQNESWLTPFNGFGPDNFLVGMPQFDFGDYRQWIDERFSSGRFQKLSEKMDLCTQYAIGAFVQALGQNPGLEELLSELGTAAHVYIGTGLGPLPTIHDESLRLHKAQRRWNRFWSDPSRNGALKSYLQGSETAEDAPPPPEDVPEAARDEAESAWWSYWSKRSPELQEYLHEVRQIEAMNVEGNIEQAKIRVIKQKRRLHARLQQKWGAPDPPWTEVSANLIWNIQNTPASQISMLGKITGLSMAPVAACSTFGVALKLAMDAINRGEAKAVVMGATDPPPHALTVSAFYNARVISADAEVSKPLSRLRGTHISGGSVVWILGDYEYLSQRGLRPLGMEPLAVGVSSDADHIITPSKEGPTTAMRQALSQAGQQAQDITEWDLHATATPGDYLEVENLRDLVGDEVLITARKGTFGHGMSAGGGWELTAQYLGHEEGEIFPTPLPDRQLHAEIRRLHQRFVFDAPCAVSKGVAGKLSMGIGGINACVISRPW, from the coding sequence TTGAGGCGAGTCGGAATCTACGGATGGGGGCTGGTGGCTCCCAAGTCACCCAACATTGAGGCCTTCAAGCGAAACCTCAGGCAAAACGAGAGTTGGCTGACGCCCTTTAACGGCTTCGGTCCCGACAACTTCCTGGTAGGGATGCCTCAGTTCGACTTCGGCGACTACCGCCAGTGGATCGACGAGCGCTTTTCTTCGGGGCGTTTTCAGAAGCTCTCCGAGAAAATGGATCTGTGCACCCAGTACGCCATCGGTGCTTTCGTGCAGGCGCTGGGACAGAACCCCGGACTGGAAGAGCTCCTCAGCGAGCTGGGAACCGCCGCCCACGTCTACATCGGCACCGGGCTCGGACCCCTCCCCACCATCCACGACGAATCGCTCAGGCTGCACAAAGCTCAGCGGCGCTGGAACCGTTTCTGGTCTGATCCATCCCGCAACGGCGCCCTCAAATCTTACCTGCAGGGATCGGAAACGGCCGAGGACGCCCCTCCGCCACCCGAGGACGTGCCCGAGGCAGCCCGCGACGAGGCCGAGAGCGCCTGGTGGAGCTACTGGAGCAAGCGCTCGCCGGAACTGCAGGAATATCTGCATGAGGTCCGCCAAATCGAGGCCATGAACGTGGAAGGCAATATCGAGCAGGCCAAGATCCGCGTCATCAAGCAGAAGCGCCGCCTGCACGCCCGCCTGCAGCAGAAGTGGGGCGCTCCCGATCCGCCCTGGACCGAAGTCTCCGCCAATCTGATCTGGAACATCCAGAACACCCCCGCCTCCCAGATCTCCATGCTGGGCAAGATCACGGGACTCTCAATGGCGCCCGTGGCCGCCTGCTCCACCTTCGGGGTGGCCCTCAAGCTGGCCATGGACGCCATCAACCGGGGCGAAGCCAAGGCGGTGGTGATGGGCGCCACCGATCCTCCTCCCCATGCGCTTACCGTCAGCGCCTTCTACAACGCCCGCGTCATCTCGGCCGACGCCGAAGTGTCCAAGCCTCTCAGCCGGCTGCGCGGCACCCACATCTCGGGCGGCTCGGTGGTGTGGATTCTGGGCGACTACGAGTATCTGAGCCAACGAGGCCTGCGTCCTCTGGGGATGGAACCGCTGGCGGTGGGAGTCTCCTCCGATGCCGACCACATCATCACGCCTTCGAAGGAAGGCCCCACCACCGCCATGCGCCAGGCACTGAGCCAGGCCGGCCAGCAGGCTCAGGACATCACCGAATGGGACCTGCACGCCACGGCCACGCCGGGCGACTATCTCGAGGTTGAAAACTTGCGAGATCTGGTGGGAGACGAAGTATTGATCACAGCCCGCAAAGGCACCTTCGGCCACGGCATGAGCGCCGGAGGAGGGTGGGAACTGACGGCGCAGTACCTCGGACACGAGGAGGGCGAAATCTTCCCGACCCCCTTGCCTGATCGGCAACTGCATGCCGAGATCCGCCGCCTCCATCAGCGTTTCGTCTTCGACGCACCTTGTGCGGTTTCCAAGGGTGTGGCGGGAAAGCTGTCGATGGGAATCGGCGGCATCAACGCCTGCGTCATCTCCCGTCCCTGGTGA
- a CDS encoding geranylgeranyl reductase family protein produces MSATWDAVVVGAGPAGSAAAYFMSLQGHKVLLADRSRFPRDKSCGDACTPRSCSVLRKMGVLDRISRRGQRIERVRMISPRGRSITIPWASREFGDEGYVIPRRSLDRLLVERAEQAGACFRPATALRDVETHREGVSVRWKDGSSDRSRLLIGADGAYSLVRRSLFAQDYAESHSAWAIRGYYDQVPLEDAQALIVSWEEELLPGYAWVFPTGPGSVNVGLGMRTPWMRRKGRKLRQLYDSFLEGSSPLARMLGKGREAGRARGHYLPLGLHLPQIALPRVMLAGDAAGLINPFSGEGIEGALESGEMAAEAAAAWLQEGTFDERAALLYDRRVRRHFRRNYRICNALSHMIAYPVFVERILKLTDRRPASQRELIDLAFYGRGKLPWRTLLSIPFFK; encoded by the coding sequence ATGAGTGCAACCTGGGATGCGGTGGTTGTAGGAGCGGGTCCGGCGGGAAGCGCGGCGGCCTATTTCATGTCCCTCCAGGGTCATAAGGTGTTGCTGGCCGACCGCAGCCGCTTTCCCCGCGACAAGTCCTGCGGTGACGCCTGTACGCCCCGCTCCTGCTCGGTGCTGCGAAAGATGGGGGTTTTGGATCGCATCAGCCGCCGTGGGCAGAGGATCGAGCGCGTGCGCATGATCTCGCCGCGGGGGCGCTCCATCACCATTCCCTGGGCTTCCCGGGAGTTCGGAGACGAAGGCTATGTGATTCCCCGACGCAGCCTCGACCGTTTGCTGGTGGAGAGGGCCGAGCAGGCCGGAGCCTGCTTCCGCCCGGCAACGGCGCTGCGCGACGTGGAGACGCACCGCGAAGGCGTAAGCGTCCGCTGGAAGGACGGGTCCAGCGACAGATCGCGTCTGCTCATCGGGGCCGACGGGGCTTATTCGCTGGTGCGGCGCAGCCTTTTCGCCCAGGACTATGCGGAATCCCACAGCGCCTGGGCTATCCGCGGCTATTACGATCAAGTGCCGCTGGAGGACGCTCAAGCCCTTATCGTCAGTTGGGAGGAGGAGTTGCTGCCCGGCTACGCCTGGGTTTTTCCCACCGGACCGGGAAGCGTCAACGTGGGACTCGGCATGCGTACGCCCTGGATGCGCCGCAAGGGACGCAAGCTGCGTCAACTCTACGACTCCTTCCTGGAGGGTTCTTCTCCCCTGGCCCGGATGCTGGGAAAGGGACGCGAGGCGGGGAGGGCGCGGGGACACTACCTGCCTCTGGGACTCCATTTGCCCCAAATTGCCCTTCCCCGGGTGATGCTGGCCGGCGATGCCGCCGGCTTGATCAATCCTTTTTCGGGCGAAGGCATCGAGGGAGCCCTGGAGAGCGGAGAAATGGCGGCCGAGGCCGCTGCCGCCTGGTTGCAGGAGGGGACCTTCGACGAGCGAGCCGCCCTCCTTTATGATCGTCGCGTGCGGCGTCATTTCAGGCGCAATTACCGCATCTGCAACGCGCTTTCTCACATGATCGCCTATCCGGTCTTCGTGGAGCGGATCCTCAAGCTGACCGACAGACGTCCCGCCTCACAGCGCGAACTGATCGATTTGGCCTTTTATGGTCGTGGCAAGCTTCCCTGGCGAACCCTCCTCAGCATTCCCTTCTTCAAGTAA
- a CDS encoding EcsC family protein: MTLSPQDLEELRTARQLLEEVSIAARLTSALGAPIERGFKLLPEKWTGRVHKAVEISLQKALQAAVFSLNPNKRPSRSKDLFHKAAAVGSGGVGGAFGLAGLTVELPLSTTIMLRSVADIARSEGEDLSDIEARLSCLQVFALGGPDKADDAAETGYYAVRAAMAAALSEAAAHIAQRGLARRGAPALVRFISIIASRFSASVAEKIAAMAVPAIGAAGGALINGIFIRHFQQMARGHFKVRRLERKYGPEVVRKAWESLDNPPRDAAPGPLET; this comes from the coding sequence GTGACTTTGAGTCCACAGGATCTGGAAGAGCTTCGAACCGCCAGGCAACTGCTGGAAGAGGTCAGCATCGCCGCCCGGCTGACTTCGGCTTTGGGCGCTCCCATCGAACGGGGTTTCAAGCTGCTGCCCGAGAAGTGGACGGGACGGGTCCACAAGGCCGTCGAGATTTCGCTGCAAAAGGCCCTCCAGGCAGCCGTCTTCAGCCTCAATCCCAACAAGCGGCCTTCCCGCTCCAAGGACCTCTTCCACAAGGCGGCGGCGGTCGGCTCGGGCGGAGTCGGCGGAGCTTTCGGCTTGGCCGGATTAACGGTGGAACTGCCCCTTTCCACCACCATCATGCTCCGCTCGGTGGCCGACATCGCACGCAGCGAGGGCGAAGATCTCAGCGACATTGAAGCCCGCCTCAGTTGTCTGCAGGTCTTTGCACTGGGCGGTCCCGACAAGGCCGACGACGCTGCCGAAACAGGATACTATGCCGTACGGGCAGCCATGGCCGCGGCCCTCAGCGAGGCCGCCGCCCACATCGCCCAACGCGGACTCGCGCGCCGGGGGGCGCCGGCCTTGGTGCGCTTCATCTCCATTATCGCCTCCCGTTTCTCGGCCAGCGTGGCCGAGAAAATCGCCGCCATGGCCGTTCCCGCCATCGGAGCGGCCGGAGGCGCCTTGATCAACGGCATCTTCATCCGACACTTCCAGCAGATGGCGAGGGGACATTTCAAGGTCCGCCGACTGGAACGCAAGTACGGGCCGGAGGTCGTCCGAAAGGCCTGGGAAAGCCTCGACAACCCTCCCCGAGATGCGGCCCCGGGGCCTCTCGAAACTTGA
- a CDS encoding response regulator transcription factor, which yields MKQRVLIVEDEEAMGVALRDGFKYEGYEVSLVTDGERALANVRNGNPHIVILDVMLPKMNGLDVCKALRAEDNRVPIIMLTARGQEIDRVRGLKIGADDYVTKPFSLMELLARVEAVLRRSSSEARRQEEEEGPLRYCCGDLEFDFQKHEASKSGQPIDLSPREFSLMRFLIRHRGQVISRDTLLDAVWGYDSIPFTRTVDAHVAKLRKKIEDQPSDPRYIVTVHRLGYKFTG from the coding sequence ATGAAGCAAAGGGTGCTGATCGTCGAGGACGAAGAGGCCATGGGAGTGGCCCTGCGCGACGGATTCAAGTACGAGGGCTACGAGGTTTCCCTGGTCACCGACGGGGAGCGAGCGCTGGCCAATGTGCGCAACGGCAACCCTCATATCGTCATTCTGGACGTCATGTTGCCCAAGATGAACGGGCTGGACGTGTGCAAAGCCCTGAGGGCCGAAGACAACCGCGTCCCCATCATCATGCTGACCGCCCGCGGACAGGAAATCGACCGCGTGCGGGGGCTTAAGATCGGAGCCGACGACTACGTCACCAAGCCATTCAGCCTGATGGAGCTGCTGGCCAGAGTAGAAGCCGTGCTGCGCCGCAGTTCATCCGAGGCCCGCCGGCAGGAGGAGGAGGAAGGCCCTCTCCGATATTGCTGCGGAGATCTGGAATTCGATTTCCAGAAGCACGAAGCCAGCAAGAGCGGCCAGCCCATCGATCTCTCTCCCCGCGAATTCAGCCTCATGCGCTTCCTCATCCGCCACCGCGGACAGGTGATCTCGCGCGACACCCTCTTAGACGCCGTTTGGGGCTACGATTCAATCCCCTTCACCCGCACCGTCGACGCCCATGTGGCCAAGCTGCGCAAGAAAATCGAAGACCAACCCTCCGATCCACGCTACATCGTCACCGTCCACCGGCTGGGCTACAAGTTCACCGGCTAA
- a CDS encoding acyl-CoA dehydrogenase family protein, protein MDFSIPERVQKLLNETRAFMDERVLPLEERFRNGPFKELEEPLRRARQEVRSQGWWLPQISRRWGGMGLSCLEFGLLGAVLGRSPLGHYAFNCQAPDAGNMEILISQGSQEQQERYLQPLLQGRTRSCFAMTEPEHAGSNPLYMSTHARLDDQGWLLQGHKWFATAADGADFAIVMAVTDPQAEPRQRASMMLVPRGLEGMRLLRNIPVMGHEGDGWASHGELLFRDCRLPPEALLGPRGSGFAIAQERLGPGRIHHCMRWIGICERAFEMMVERAARRTCAPSKPLASRQLVQDWIATSRMEINSARLSVLQAAWVIDNEGAKAARQEISCIKFQVAGVLQRVLDRAIQVHGALGVSEDTPLAWLWRQERAARIYDGPDEVHKLAVAKQVLKEWESKGEG, encoded by the coding sequence ATGGACTTCTCGATCCCCGAACGCGTGCAGAAGCTGCTGAACGAGACCCGGGCCTTCATGGATGAACGCGTCCTGCCGCTGGAGGAGCGCTTTCGCAACGGCCCCTTCAAAGAACTCGAGGAACCCCTTCGACGAGCCCGCCAGGAGGTGCGCTCCCAGGGCTGGTGGCTGCCCCAGATCTCCCGCCGGTGGGGAGGCATGGGTCTGAGCTGCCTCGAGTTCGGACTGCTGGGCGCCGTGCTGGGGCGCTCCCCGCTGGGCCACTACGCCTTCAACTGCCAGGCTCCCGACGCCGGCAACATGGAGATCCTCATCTCCCAGGGCAGCCAGGAGCAGCAGGAACGCTACCTGCAACCCCTCCTGCAGGGGAGGACGCGGAGCTGCTTCGCCATGACCGAACCCGAGCACGCCGGTTCCAACCCGCTCTACATGAGCACCCATGCACGTCTCGACGACCAGGGCTGGCTTCTGCAAGGCCACAAGTGGTTCGCCACCGCCGCCGACGGAGCCGACTTTGCAATCGTCATGGCCGTCACCGATCCCCAGGCGGAACCCCGTCAGAGAGCATCCATGATGCTGGTGCCCCGCGGCCTTGAGGGCATGCGTCTGCTGCGCAACATCCCGGTGATGGGCCATGAGGGCGACGGCTGGGCTTCTCACGGAGAACTGCTCTTCCGGGACTGCCGCTTGCCTCCCGAGGCACTGCTGGGCCCAAGAGGAAGCGGCTTCGCCATCGCCCAGGAGCGCCTGGGGCCGGGACGCATTCATCACTGCATGCGCTGGATCGGCATCTGTGAAAGAGCCTTTGAGATGATGGTCGAACGCGCCGCCCGGCGCACCTGCGCACCCTCCAAGCCGCTGGCCTCGCGCCAATTGGTTCAGGACTGGATCGCCACCTCGCGCATGGAAATCAACAGCGCCCGCCTGAGCGTCCTGCAAGCGGCCTGGGTCATCGACAACGAGGGCGCCAAAGCGGCCCGTCAAGAGATATCCTGCATCAAATTCCAGGTAGCCGGAGTGCTGCAAAGAGTGCTGGACCGGGCCATCCAGGTCCACGGCGCACTGGGCGTGAGCGAAGACACTCCCCTGGCCTGGCTGTGGCGCCAGGAACGAGCCGCCCGCATCTATGACGGACCCGACGAGGTCCACAAGCTGGCCGTGGCCAAGCAAGTCCTGAAAGAGTGGGAATCGAAAGGGGAAGGGTAA